Proteins encoded by one window of Musa acuminata AAA Group cultivar baxijiao chromosome BXJ2-9, Cavendish_Baxijiao_AAA, whole genome shotgun sequence:
- the LOC135623998 gene encoding VQ motif-containing protein 31-like, with the protein MEKPHGGEAPQRCPTTFVQTDTATFKELVQRLTGPHEQPPDAAPFAPFAPAKVAGLKRLHERRRGSRLKLPVMKPAVGPAVLSPSLMTALVSPSTGFAGLGICDELNEEEEEKAIKERRFYLHPSPRSRSQNAEPELLPLFPLTSPKPHDH; encoded by the coding sequence ATGGAGAAGCCGCATGGCGGAGAAGCACCACAGCGATGCCCCACCACCTTCGTCCAGACCGACACCGCCACCTTCAAGGAGCTCGTCCAGCGGCTCACCGGCCCGCACGAGCAGCCGCCCGACGCTGCCCCCTTCGCCCCCTTCGCCCCCGCCAAGGTGGCAGGCCTCAAGCGGCTCCATGAACGGAGGCGAGGCTCCCGGCTCAAGCTCCCCGTGATGAAGCCCGCCGTCGGTCCAGCGGTGCTGTCGCCTTCTTTGATGACCGCGCTGGTGTCGCCCTCTACCGGCTTCGCCGGGCTTGGCATATGCGACGAGctgaacgaggaggaggaggagaaggccatCAAGGAGAGGCGGTTCTACTTGCACCCTTCGCCCCGGTCAAGATCGCAGAACGCCGAGCCGGAGCTGCTGCCTTTGTTTCCACTGACCTCTCCGAAGCCTCACGATCATTGA
- the LOC103997521 gene encoding single-stranded DNA-binding protein WHY2, mitochondrial isoform X2: MRFSRFLSSSKSVLGRAANIKDSYWLKTQHGFSTSGPDLVTDAGSTSIGRFANYTVFKGKAALSMKPILPAIRELDSRSSRVYRNGSVILTFWPAVGQRKYDWEKKQVFALSATEVGSLIGLGPTESCEFLHDPSMKSSLEGQVKKSLSISPLGNDNGYFINLSVVNNIQKTNERLSVPISKAEFTVIRTVLSYVLPHIMGWPQAMMRAQQPTTETKTSKSRPDPIFEWGR; encoded by the exons ATGAGGTTCTCCCGCTTCCTTTCGTCCAG TAAATCTGTACTGGGGAGAGCTGCTAATATAAAGGATTCTTATTGGTTGAAAACTCAACATGGTTTTTCAACTTCTGGACCAGATCTTGTGACAGATG CGGGGAGCACATCTATTGGAAGATTTGCAAACTACACTGTTTTTAAGGGCAAAGCTGCCTTATCGATGAAACCAATTCTTCCAGCTATCCGAGAACTGGAT TCTAGGAGTTCTAGAGTATACAGAAATGGCTCTGTTATTTTGACATTTTGGCCTGCTGTTGGACAAAGAAAGTATGATTGGGAAAAGAAGCAG GTCTTTGCTTTGTCAGCTACTGAAGTTGGAAGCTTGATTGGCCTAGGTCCTACTGAATCTTGTGAATTTCTTCATGATCCTTCGATGAAATCGAG TTTAGAAGGCCAGGTGAAGAAATCACTATCAATTTCCCCATTGGGCAATGACAATGGATACTTTATAAACTTAT CTGTTGTAAACAACATCCAGAAGACAAATGAGCGACTTTCAGTTCCAATTTCCAAGGCTGAATTCACAGTTATTCGCACAGTATTAAGT tatgTATTGCCACATATCATGGGTTGGCCCCAGGCCATGATGAGAGCACAACAACCAACCACTGAGACAAAAACGTCAAAGAGCCGACCAGATCCCATTTTTGAGTGGGGAAGGTAA
- the LOC135622756 gene encoding uncharacterized protein LOC135622756 isoform X2 — MPIWGVGLTAWLKTKVVDPLMQIIRRGAEPKQLAFSTALGVTLGVFPICGTTVLLCGAAIGLIGNRCHAPSVMLANFVATPIELSLVVPFLRLGEVISGGPHFPLTSDALMKVVTGEASRDVLISVLHALLGWIVAAPFILGALYVVFVPCFKFLIHRFNAAPSSPKKQRAI, encoded by the exons ATGCCGATTTGGGGAGTGGGTTTGACGGCGTGGCTCAAGACGAAGGTCGTGGATCCACTTATGCAAATCATTAGAAG GGGTGCAGAACCGAAGCAACTGGCATTTTCAACTGCTCTTGGCGTCACCCTTGGAGTGTTTCCCATTTGTG GGACCACGGTTCTTCTTTGTGGTGCGGCCATTGGATTAATTGGAAACCGTTGCCATGCTCCAAGTGTCATGCTTGCCAACTTTGTTGCGACCCCAATTGAGTTGAG TCTGGTTGTACCATTCCTGCGCCTTGGCGAAGTCATCTCTGGCGGTCCTCATTTCCCCTTGACATCCGATGCACTGATGAAGGTGGTAACAGGTGAAGCCTCAAGAGACGTCCTAATCAGTGTACTCCATGCG TTGTTGGGTTGGATCGTTGCGGCACCTTTCATCCTCGGTGCCCTTTACGTCGTCTTTGTTCCTTGTTTTAAGTTCCTCATCCACAGATTTAATGCTGCGCCTTCGAGCCCAAAGAAGCAACGGGCTATCTGA
- the LOC135622757 gene encoding auxin response factor 7-like isoform X1 produces the protein MTAASPNSSSTRHGSGPSQDVLYPELWKACAGPLVTLPREGERVYYFPQGHMEQLEASTDQELDQQMPLFDLPSKILCRVVYVQLQAEPDTDEVYAHITLHPEINQGEVTSPDPPLPEPKICNVRSFCKTLTASDTSTHGGFSVLRKHADECLPPLDMTQNPPSQELVAKDLHENEWRFRHIFRGQPRRHLLTTGWSVFVSSKRLVAGDAFIFLRGENDELRVGVRRLMRQLNSMPSSVISSHSMHLGVLATASHAIATGTLFSVFYKPRTSRSEFIISVNKYLEAKNNKFSVGMRFKMRFEGDEAPEQRFSGTIIGVDTASSRWKDSEWRSLKVQWDEPSSIPRPDRVSPWELEPLLTGTPNSQPVQRNKRTRPSASPTITSDVTPAFGLWKSPAESTRTFSVSGLQRGTKLHTSSCPTSQFLSASKPGLIEFNVSNKSSAANIPMCRPITSEHQTDSFGADKEHSERKQETSTGCWLFGIQLVESSAVEEISPLTTISCVRDEQPVTSLDVESDQQSQPSNVKRSDTPAGSNEPEKSCLRSAQEYQSRLLRSCIKVHMQGMAVGRAVDLTRLYGYDALLQKLEEMFNIEGELSSVVKKWEVVYTDDEDDVMMVGDDPWHEFCSMARKIYIYTCEEAKRLTPRVKLPAVGEVIRSKKAAADADATGNNQEDQT, from the exons ATGACTGCGGCTTCACCGAATAGTTCATCCACAAGACACGGTTCAG GGCCCAGTCAAGATGTCTTGTACCCAGAACTATGGAAAGCCTGTGCAGGACCTTTGGTTACTCTACCTCGTGAAGGAGAAAGGGTTTATTACTTTCCTCAAGGTCATATGGAGCAG CTTGAAGCATCAACAGATCAAGAGCTTGACCAGCAAATGCCCTTGTTTGATCTGCCATCAAAAATCTTATGCAGGGTAGTTTATGTTCAACTTCAG GCCGAGCCTGATACAGATGAAGTATATGCACATATTACATTGCATCCTGAGATAAAT CAAGGTGAAGTTACCAGCCCAGATCCTCCACTGCCTGAGCCTAAAATATGCAACGTCCGTTCCTTCTGCAAGACACTAACTGCATCAGACACAAGCACTCATGGGGGGTTCTCAGTGCTTAGGAAGCATGCAGATGAGTGCCTTCCTCCACTG GATATGACCCAGAATCCACCATCGCAAGAATTGGTTGCCAAAGATCTTCATGAGAATGAATGGCGTTTCCGACACATTTTTCGAG GACAGCCCAGGCGCCATCTGCTCACAACTGGTTGGAGTGTCTTTGTTAGTTCTAAGCGGTTGGTAGCTGgtgatgcatttatctttctaag AGGTGAGAATGATGAGCTACGGGTCGGTGTGAGAAGGCTTATGAGACAGCTAAATAGCATGCCATCGTCAGTCATATCCAGTCATAGCATGCATCTTGGAGTTCTGGCTACTGCATCTCATGCTATTGCTACAGGGACTCTTTTTTCTGTTTTTTACAAGCCCAG GACAAGTAGATCAGAGTTCATCATAAGTGTCAACAAGTATCTTGAAGCCAAGAATAACAAATTTTCTGTTGGAATGAGATTTAAAATGAGATTTGAGGGTGACGAAGCCCCAGAACAAAG GTTTAGTGGTACTATAATTGGTGTAGACACCGCATCATCTCGTTGGAAAGATTCAGAATGGAGATCCTTGAAG GTCCAATGGGATGAACCTTCATCCATCCCACGTCCAGACAGAGTTTCACCATGGGAATTGGAACCACTTCTTACAGGTACTCCAAACTCTCAACCAGTGCAGAGGAACAAGCGGACACGACCATCGGCTTCGCCCACTATAACATCAGATGTTACTCCAGCGTTTG GTTTATGGAAATCTCCTGCTGAGAGTACCAGGACATTCTCAGTTTCTGGTTTGCAAAGAGGAACAAAACTACATACATCGTCCTGCCCTACATCTCAGTTCTTATCAGCATCTAAGCCTGGCTTGATTGAATTTAATGTAAGCAATAAATCATCAGCTGCTAACATCCCCATGTGCCGGCCAATCACGTCAGAACATCAAACTGATTCTTTTGGGGCAGATAAAGAACATAGTGAAAGGAAGCAAGAAACTAGTACAGGCTGCTGGCTGTTTGGGATTCAGCTAGTTGAGAGTTCTGCGGTAGAGGAAATATCTCCACTGACTACCATTTCTTGTGTTAGAGATGAACAACCAGTGACATCTTTAGATGTAGAATCAGATCAGCAATCTCAACCATCAAATGTCAAAAGGTCTGACACTCCTGCAGGCAGCAATGAGCCAGAGAAGTCATGCTTAAGGTCAGCCCAAGAGTACCAAAGTCGGCTATTGAGGAGCTGCATCAAG GTTCACATGCAAGGAATGGCAGTTGGGAGGGCAGTGGATTTGACTAGATTATATGGATATGATGCGCTCCTTCAGAAACTGGAAGAGATGTTCAATATTGAGGGAGAGCTTTCCAGTGTGGTAAAAAAATGGGAGGTAGTCTACACAGATGACGAGGATGACGTGATGATGGTTGGTGATGACCCCTGGCA TGAGTTCTGCAGCATGGCAAGAAAAATATACATCTACACATGTGAGGAGGCCAAAAGGCTGACTCCCAGGGTGAAGCTTCCAGCTGTTGGTGAGGTCATCAGGTCCAAGAAAGCCGCAGCCGATGCTGACGCCACGGGAAACAACCAGGAAGATCAAACTTGA
- the LOC135622756 gene encoding uncharacterized protein LOC135622756 isoform X1, translating to MDSFGVRPFPKYTAERDNRSSQYEHEKVIKKRIEEGISYPVRSSKSLPSSSSKLVCRLEINPAEPCFRPSLASFVLQEKEREKELILFSGELVVKMPIWGVGLTAWLKTKVVDPLMQIIRRGAEPKQLAFSTALGVTLGVFPICGTTVLLCGAAIGLIGNRCHAPSVMLANFVATPIELSLVVPFLRLGEVISGGPHFPLTSDALMKVVTGEASRDVLISVLHALLGWIVAAPFILGALYVVFVPCFKFLIHRFNAAPSSPKKQRAI from the exons ATGGATTCTTTTGGTGTCCGTCCGTTCCCCAAATATACCGCCGAACGAGACAACCGGTCTTCTCAGTATGAGCACGAAAAGGTCATCAAGAAAAGGATCGAAGAAGGGATATCTTACCCTGTCCGCAGCTCAAAATCCCTACCTTCTTCCTCGTCCAAGCTCGTATGCCGTCTCGAAATTAATCCTGCGGAGCCTTGTTTCCGTCCGTCCTTAGCGTCATTTG TGCTACAAGAAAAAGAGCGAGAAAAAGAATTGATCCTTTTTTCGGGAGAGTTGGTGGTAAAGATGCCGATTTGGGGAGTGGGTTTGACGGCGTGGCTCAAGACGAAGGTCGTGGATCCACTTATGCAAATCATTAGAAG GGGTGCAGAACCGAAGCAACTGGCATTTTCAACTGCTCTTGGCGTCACCCTTGGAGTGTTTCCCATTTGTG GGACCACGGTTCTTCTTTGTGGTGCGGCCATTGGATTAATTGGAAACCGTTGCCATGCTCCAAGTGTCATGCTTGCCAACTTTGTTGCGACCCCAATTGAGTTGAG TCTGGTTGTACCATTCCTGCGCCTTGGCGAAGTCATCTCTGGCGGTCCTCATTTCCCCTTGACATCCGATGCACTGATGAAGGTGGTAACAGGTGAAGCCTCAAGAGACGTCCTAATCAGTGTACTCCATGCG TTGTTGGGTTGGATCGTTGCGGCACCTTTCATCCTCGGTGCCCTTTACGTCGTCTTTGTTCCTTGTTTTAAGTTCCTCATCCACAGATTTAATGCTGCGCCTTCGAGCCCAAAGAAGCAACGGGCTATCTGA
- the LOC135622757 gene encoding auxin response factor 7-like isoform X2 produces the protein MEQLEASTDQELDQQMPLFDLPSKILCRVVYVQLQAEPDTDEVYAHITLHPEINQGEVTSPDPPLPEPKICNVRSFCKTLTASDTSTHGGFSVLRKHADECLPPLDMTQNPPSQELVAKDLHENEWRFRHIFRGQPRRHLLTTGWSVFVSSKRLVAGDAFIFLRGENDELRVGVRRLMRQLNSMPSSVISSHSMHLGVLATASHAIATGTLFSVFYKPRTSRSEFIISVNKYLEAKNNKFSVGMRFKMRFEGDEAPEQRFSGTIIGVDTASSRWKDSEWRSLKVQWDEPSSIPRPDRVSPWELEPLLTGTPNSQPVQRNKRTRPSASPTITSDVTPAFGLWKSPAESTRTFSVSGLQRGTKLHTSSCPTSQFLSASKPGLIEFNVSNKSSAANIPMCRPITSEHQTDSFGADKEHSERKQETSTGCWLFGIQLVESSAVEEISPLTTISCVRDEQPVTSLDVESDQQSQPSNVKRSDTPAGSNEPEKSCLRSAQEYQSRLLRSCIKVHMQGMAVGRAVDLTRLYGYDALLQKLEEMFNIEGELSSVVKKWEVVYTDDEDDVMMVGDDPWHEFCSMARKIYIYTCEEAKRLTPRVKLPAVGEVIRSKKAAADADATGNNQEDQT, from the exons ATGGAGCAG CTTGAAGCATCAACAGATCAAGAGCTTGACCAGCAAATGCCCTTGTTTGATCTGCCATCAAAAATCTTATGCAGGGTAGTTTATGTTCAACTTCAG GCCGAGCCTGATACAGATGAAGTATATGCACATATTACATTGCATCCTGAGATAAAT CAAGGTGAAGTTACCAGCCCAGATCCTCCACTGCCTGAGCCTAAAATATGCAACGTCCGTTCCTTCTGCAAGACACTAACTGCATCAGACACAAGCACTCATGGGGGGTTCTCAGTGCTTAGGAAGCATGCAGATGAGTGCCTTCCTCCACTG GATATGACCCAGAATCCACCATCGCAAGAATTGGTTGCCAAAGATCTTCATGAGAATGAATGGCGTTTCCGACACATTTTTCGAG GACAGCCCAGGCGCCATCTGCTCACAACTGGTTGGAGTGTCTTTGTTAGTTCTAAGCGGTTGGTAGCTGgtgatgcatttatctttctaag AGGTGAGAATGATGAGCTACGGGTCGGTGTGAGAAGGCTTATGAGACAGCTAAATAGCATGCCATCGTCAGTCATATCCAGTCATAGCATGCATCTTGGAGTTCTGGCTACTGCATCTCATGCTATTGCTACAGGGACTCTTTTTTCTGTTTTTTACAAGCCCAG GACAAGTAGATCAGAGTTCATCATAAGTGTCAACAAGTATCTTGAAGCCAAGAATAACAAATTTTCTGTTGGAATGAGATTTAAAATGAGATTTGAGGGTGACGAAGCCCCAGAACAAAG GTTTAGTGGTACTATAATTGGTGTAGACACCGCATCATCTCGTTGGAAAGATTCAGAATGGAGATCCTTGAAG GTCCAATGGGATGAACCTTCATCCATCCCACGTCCAGACAGAGTTTCACCATGGGAATTGGAACCACTTCTTACAGGTACTCCAAACTCTCAACCAGTGCAGAGGAACAAGCGGACACGACCATCGGCTTCGCCCACTATAACATCAGATGTTACTCCAGCGTTTG GTTTATGGAAATCTCCTGCTGAGAGTACCAGGACATTCTCAGTTTCTGGTTTGCAAAGAGGAACAAAACTACATACATCGTCCTGCCCTACATCTCAGTTCTTATCAGCATCTAAGCCTGGCTTGATTGAATTTAATGTAAGCAATAAATCATCAGCTGCTAACATCCCCATGTGCCGGCCAATCACGTCAGAACATCAAACTGATTCTTTTGGGGCAGATAAAGAACATAGTGAAAGGAAGCAAGAAACTAGTACAGGCTGCTGGCTGTTTGGGATTCAGCTAGTTGAGAGTTCTGCGGTAGAGGAAATATCTCCACTGACTACCATTTCTTGTGTTAGAGATGAACAACCAGTGACATCTTTAGATGTAGAATCAGATCAGCAATCTCAACCATCAAATGTCAAAAGGTCTGACACTCCTGCAGGCAGCAATGAGCCAGAGAAGTCATGCTTAAGGTCAGCCCAAGAGTACCAAAGTCGGCTATTGAGGAGCTGCATCAAG GTTCACATGCAAGGAATGGCAGTTGGGAGGGCAGTGGATTTGACTAGATTATATGGATATGATGCGCTCCTTCAGAAACTGGAAGAGATGTTCAATATTGAGGGAGAGCTTTCCAGTGTGGTAAAAAAATGGGAGGTAGTCTACACAGATGACGAGGATGACGTGATGATGGTTGGTGATGACCCCTGGCA TGAGTTCTGCAGCATGGCAAGAAAAATATACATCTACACATGTGAGGAGGCCAAAAGGCTGACTCCCAGGGTGAAGCTTCCAGCTGTTGGTGAGGTCATCAGGTCCAAGAAAGCCGCAGCCGATGCTGACGCCACGGGAAACAACCAGGAAGATCAAACTTGA
- the LOC103997521 gene encoding single-stranded DNA-binding protein WHY2, mitochondrial isoform X1, translating into MRFSRFLSSSKSVLGRAANIKDSYWLKTQHGFSTSGPDLVTDAGSTSIGRFANYTVFKGKAALSMKPILPAIRELDQSRSSRVYRNGSVILTFWPAVGQRKYDWEKKQVFALSATEVGSLIGLGPTESCEFLHDPSMKSSLEGQVKKSLSISPLGNDNGYFINLSVVNNIQKTNERLSVPISKAEFTVIRTVLSYVLPHIMGWPQAMMRAQQPTTETKTSKSRPDPIFEWGR; encoded by the exons ATGAGGTTCTCCCGCTTCCTTTCGTCCAG TAAATCTGTACTGGGGAGAGCTGCTAATATAAAGGATTCTTATTGGTTGAAAACTCAACATGGTTTTTCAACTTCTGGACCAGATCTTGTGACAGATG CGGGGAGCACATCTATTGGAAGATTTGCAAACTACACTGTTTTTAAGGGCAAAGCTGCCTTATCGATGAAACCAATTCTTCCAGCTATCCGAGAACTGGAT CAGTCTAGGAGTTCTAGAGTATACAGAAATGGCTCTGTTATTTTGACATTTTGGCCTGCTGTTGGACAAAGAAAGTATGATTGGGAAAAGAAGCAG GTCTTTGCTTTGTCAGCTACTGAAGTTGGAAGCTTGATTGGCCTAGGTCCTACTGAATCTTGTGAATTTCTTCATGATCCTTCGATGAAATCGAG TTTAGAAGGCCAGGTGAAGAAATCACTATCAATTTCCCCATTGGGCAATGACAATGGATACTTTATAAACTTAT CTGTTGTAAACAACATCCAGAAGACAAATGAGCGACTTTCAGTTCCAATTTCCAAGGCTGAATTCACAGTTATTCGCACAGTATTAAGT tatgTATTGCCACATATCATGGGTTGGCCCCAGGCCATGATGAGAGCACAACAACCAACCACTGAGACAAAAACGTCAAAGAGCCGACCAGATCCCATTTTTGAGTGGGGAAGGTAA